Proteins encoded within one genomic window of Carboxydocella sporoproducens DSM 16521:
- the nusB gene encoding transcription antitermination factor NusB: protein MIRRQGREAALQTLYQLDLSESDWQDTLVHLTEEFALPQEAVTFARELVTGVLSCRSQLDEEIEQRSEGWPVRRMGVVDRNILRLGAFELLHREDIPPAVAVNEAVELAKRYGDKDSSRFINGILGRMLKELKKDERSLSRH, encoded by the coding sequence GTGATACGTAGACAGGGCCGAGAAGCAGCATTACAAACCCTTTATCAGCTGGATTTAAGTGAAAGCGATTGGCAGGATACTCTGGTACACCTGACAGAAGAGTTTGCCTTGCCCCAGGAAGCAGTCACTTTTGCCCGCGAACTGGTCACAGGAGTGTTATCCTGCAGGTCCCAGCTGGATGAGGAAATCGAACAACGAAGTGAAGGTTGGCCTGTACGGCGCATGGGTGTCGTGGACCGCAACATTTTGCGGCTGGGGGCTTTTGAACTCCTGCACCGGGAGGACATACCCCCGGCAGTGGCTGTCAATGAAGCGGTGGAACTGGCCAAACGATATGGGGATAAAGATTCCAGCCGCTTTATTAACGGTATTCTGGGCCGGATGCTCAAGGAGCTGAAAAAGGATGAGAGATCTCTTTCTCGGCATTGA
- a CDS encoding DUF2273 domain-containing protein, protein METLIVEHPGKTAGALIGLVFGWLTIHYGLFKAVFLLACVAGGFYLGSRWERGEGRFWTERLIRRQNSDT, encoded by the coding sequence ATGGAAACATTAATAGTAGAACATCCGGGTAAAACAGCCGGTGCACTTATAGGATTGGTTTTTGGCTGGCTTACTATCCATTATGGGCTGTTTAAAGCTGTTTTTCTGTTGGCCTGTGTTGCTGGCGGTTTTTATTTGGGTAGCCGCTGGGAACGCGGTGAAGGCAGATTCTGGACCGAGCGCTTGATAAGGAGGCAAAACAGTGATACGTAG